In Isoptericola jiangsuensis, the following proteins share a genomic window:
- a CDS encoding zinc-dependent metalloprotease gives MSDLPEDPQERDRRLHEALRGIFGDRTDEVLAQMRAQGLDPAALMGGAPPDPGTMQRLMAQLQRMFTGEGPVNTEVAHDLARQVAVAEGDPSLNGAQARSATEALKVAELWLDAVTDLPPSGGPARAWSRSEWVEATLPAWQRLVAPVAASVADALATVMRDQLGDGPDALGLPGGESFPGAPAFPGGMLGGMDPAAMMRGLGSAVFGMQVGQAAGTLSREVFGSTDVGVPLLDEPATVLLPTNVAAFADGLDSPYEEVQLYVALREAAHARLFVHVPWLKAHLHALVEQYARGITIDLDALEAQVRDVDMSDPEALRGALSGDVFGLQHTPEQESTLLRLETALALVEGWVSEVAATAALAHLPHSVPLREMIRRRRAAGGPAEHTFRSLVGLELRPRRSRDAAALFAHLLATGGPAARDAVWEHPDLLPGTEDLDDPTGYEARRTAQADEQSDVDAALAQIFGDLPDEPGSPADPAS, from the coding sequence ATGAGCGACCTGCCCGAGGACCCCCAGGAGCGCGACCGCCGGCTGCACGAGGCCCTGCGCGGCATCTTCGGGGACCGCACCGACGAGGTGCTGGCCCAGATGCGCGCCCAGGGGCTCGACCCCGCTGCCCTCATGGGCGGTGCGCCGCCCGACCCCGGGACCATGCAGCGGCTGATGGCCCAGCTGCAGCGCATGTTCACCGGCGAGGGGCCCGTCAACACCGAGGTGGCGCACGACCTCGCCCGTCAGGTCGCCGTGGCCGAGGGCGACCCGTCGCTCAACGGCGCGCAGGCGCGCTCCGCGACCGAGGCGCTCAAGGTCGCCGAGCTGTGGCTGGACGCCGTCACCGACCTGCCGCCGTCGGGCGGCCCGGCGCGCGCGTGGAGCCGCAGCGAGTGGGTCGAGGCGACGCTGCCCGCGTGGCAGCGGCTCGTCGCCCCTGTCGCGGCGTCCGTGGCGGACGCCCTGGCGACCGTGATGCGCGACCAGCTCGGCGACGGCCCCGACGCCCTCGGCCTGCCCGGCGGGGAGTCCTTCCCCGGCGCGCCCGCGTTCCCCGGCGGCATGCTCGGCGGCATGGATCCCGCGGCGATGATGCGCGGCCTCGGCTCCGCCGTGTTCGGCATGCAGGTGGGGCAGGCGGCCGGCACCCTGTCGCGCGAGGTGTTCGGGTCCACGGACGTCGGTGTGCCGCTCCTGGACGAGCCCGCCACCGTCCTGCTGCCGACCAACGTCGCCGCGTTCGCCGACGGCCTGGACTCCCCCTACGAGGAGGTCCAGCTGTACGTCGCCCTCCGCGAGGCCGCGCACGCTCGCCTGTTCGTGCACGTGCCGTGGCTCAAGGCGCACCTGCACGCCCTCGTCGAGCAGTACGCCCGCGGCATCACCATCGACCTCGACGCGCTCGAGGCGCAGGTGCGCGACGTCGACATGTCCGACCCGGAGGCCCTGCGGGGCGCCCTGTCGGGCGACGTGTTCGGCCTCCAGCACACGCCCGAGCAGGAGTCCACCCTCCTGCGCCTCGAGACCGCGCTCGCGCTGGTCGAGGGCTGGGTGTCGGAGGTCGCGGCCACGGCCGCGCTCGCCCACCTGCCCCACTCGGTGCCGCTGCGCGAGATGATCCGCCGGCGCCGCGCCGCCGGCGGTCCCGCGGAGCACACGTTCCGCTCCCTGGTGGGGCTCGAGCTGCGGCCGCGCCGCTCCCGCGACGCCGCCGCGCTGTTCGCGCACCTGCTGGCCACCGGCGGGCCGGCCGCCCGCGACGCCGTGTGGGAGCACCCGGACCTGTTGCCCGGCACCGAGGACCTGGACGACCCCACGGGGTACGAGGCCCGCCGGACGGCCCAGGCCGACGAGCAGTCCGACGTCGACGCGGCGCTCGCGCAGATCTTCGGCGACCTGCCCGACGAGCCGGGCTCCCCCGCGGACCCGGCGTCCTGA
- a CDS encoding WhiB family transcriptional regulator, translating to MRLAQLLDERLVDAAPAGGVRHWTPHQPVTQDPNEAAELDRQFAALLPCRTNDPELWFAEHTTQVEQAKALCRSCPLQAGCLAGAIERAEPWGVWGGEVFVDGAVVARKRGRGRPRKSEQAAA from the coding sequence GTGCGTCTCGCACAGCTGTTGGACGAGCGGCTGGTCGACGCGGCCCCCGCCGGTGGTGTCCGCCACTGGACCCCTCACCAGCCCGTGACCCAGGACCCGAACGAGGCCGCAGAGCTGGACCGCCAGTTCGCCGCTCTGCTGCCCTGCCGCACCAACGACCCCGAGCTCTGGTTCGCCGAGCACACCACCCAGGTGGAGCAGGCCAAGGCCCTGTGCCGCTCCTGCCCGCTCCAGGCGGGCTGCCTGGCCGGTGCCATCGAGCGAGCCGAGCCGTGGGGCGTCTGGGGCGGCGAGGTCTTCGTGGACGGCGCCGTCGTCGCCCGCAAGCGTGGCCGGGGTCGGCCGCGCAAGTCGGAGCAGGCGGCCGCCTGA
- a CDS encoding HesA/MoeB/ThiF family protein, which yields MTRTRPRPPEPVLRPGMPVLDRGDGEVQLGTDPRWALVLTGLHEREVRWLCDVAAHRHGSLRRSAARHGVAADRRDDVLATLARGGLVLAPARSRPEVTAVAAGGADVPALAALLPDGDGLGTLARRAARTVAVVGLARIGSLVAAHLAAAGVGSLLLDDDLPVQVTDLGVGTYAAADVGRRRADALRGSLAALTPRTGTGATRWRDDDPPSAVVVVADRVDRPEAFARLTGLGVPHLSVVVREADVLVGPFVLPGTSACVACRHHQAGDDDPRWPELARQLRGWQGVTGQETVLATTVAAVAAGQVLSHLDGTRPGLCDAVAEVRLPDALPRLRPLDPHPACGCTAPRPVPS from the coding sequence ATGACGCGCACCCGCCCCCGACCTCCCGAGCCGGTGCTGCGCCCCGGCATGCCCGTGCTCGACCGCGGCGACGGCGAGGTCCAGCTCGGCACCGACCCCCGGTGGGCCCTCGTCCTGACGGGTCTGCACGAGCGCGAGGTGCGCTGGCTCTGCGACGTCGCCGCCCACCGGCACGGATCGCTCCGCCGGTCGGCCGCGCGCCACGGCGTCGCCGCCGACCGGCGCGACGACGTCCTCGCCACCCTCGCCCGCGGCGGGCTCGTGCTCGCACCGGCGCGCTCGCGTCCCGAGGTCACCGCCGTCGCCGCGGGCGGCGCCGACGTCCCCGCGCTCGCTGCGCTGCTGCCCGACGGCGACGGGCTCGGGACGCTCGCGCGCCGCGCCGCACGGACTGTCGCCGTGGTCGGGTTGGCGCGCATCGGGTCGCTGGTGGCCGCCCACCTCGCGGCCGCCGGCGTCGGGAGCCTCCTGCTCGACGACGACCTCCCCGTGCAGGTCACCGACCTCGGGGTGGGCACCTACGCCGCGGCGGACGTCGGTCGGCGGCGTGCCGACGCGCTCCGTGGCTCGTTGGCCGCGCTGACGCCCCGCACAGGGACGGGCGCGACCCGGTGGCGCGACGACGACCCGCCGTCCGCGGTGGTCGTCGTCGCCGACCGGGTCGACCGGCCCGAGGCGTTCGCCCGGCTCACGGGTCTCGGCGTCCCGCACCTGTCCGTGGTCGTGCGCGAGGCGGACGTGCTCGTGGGGCCGTTCGTCCTGCCGGGCACGTCGGCGTGCGTCGCCTGCCGGCACCACCAGGCGGGCGACGACGACCCCCGGTGGCCGGAGCTGGCGCGCCAGCTGCGCGGTTGGCAGGGGGTCACGGGCCAGGAGACCGTGCTCGCGACGACGGTCGCCGCGGTCGCCGCGGGGCAGGTGCTCAGCCACCTCGACGGCACCCGGCCCGGCTTGTGCGACGCCGTGGCGGAGGTGCGCCTGCCGGACGCCCTGCCGCGGCTGCGTCCCCTCGACCCGCATCCGGCGTGCGGGTGCACCGCGCCGCGGCCCGTGCCCTCCTGA
- a CDS encoding M48 family metallopeptidase, which yields MAQDTTASVEVRRSRRRTATVSAYRDGDRTVVAIPARFSQAQEREWVAKMLARLEDKERRRRPSDDELVERAQELSTRYLDGRAHPTSVRWAANQERRWGSCTITDGSIRLSSRLQGMPEWVIDYVLLHELAHLLHAGHGPEFWKLLDAYPRTDRARGFLEGVSFTSDGAQEGDADSGSSPS from the coding sequence GTGGCCCAGGACACGACGGCGTCCGTCGAGGTCCGGCGGAGCCGTCGCCGGACCGCCACGGTGAGCGCGTACCGCGACGGGGATCGGACCGTCGTGGCCATTCCCGCGCGCTTCTCGCAGGCGCAGGAGCGCGAGTGGGTCGCCAAGATGCTGGCCCGCCTGGAGGACAAGGAACGCCGCCGCCGCCCGTCCGACGACGAGCTGGTCGAGCGGGCCCAGGAGCTCTCCACGCGCTACCTGGACGGCCGGGCGCACCCGACGAGCGTCCGCTGGGCGGCCAACCAGGAACGGCGCTGGGGGTCCTGCACGATCACGGACGGCTCGATCCGGCTGTCGTCACGGCTGCAGGGCATGCCCGAGTGGGTGATCGACTACGTGCTGCTGCACGAGCTCGCGCACCTGCTGCACGCCGGGCACGGCCCGGAGTTCTGGAAGCTGCTCGACGCCTACCCGCGCACCGATCGGGCGCGCGGCTTCCTCGAGGGCGTCTCGTTCACGTCCGACGGCGCCCAGGAGGGCGACGCCGACTCGGGGTCGTCGCCCTCCTAG
- a CDS encoding mycoredoxin, protein MTATPSLPEPGTVTMYSTTWCGYCRRLRTQLDSEGIRYTVIDIEEQPETAAYVEQVNGGNRTVPTVVYPDGSAATNPTLADVRAALTR, encoded by the coding sequence ATGACCGCCACCCCGTCGCTCCCCGAGCCCGGCACCGTCACCATGTACTCGACCACCTGGTGCGGCTACTGCCGGCGGCTGCGCACGCAGCTCGACTCCGAGGGCATCCGCTACACGGTGATCGACATCGAGGAGCAGCCGGAGACCGCCGCCTACGTCGAGCAGGTCAACGGCGGCAACCGGACCGTCCCCACGGTCGTCTACCCGGACGGCAGCGCCGCCACCAACCCGACGCTCGCCGACGTCCGGGCCGCGCTCACCCGCTGA
- a CDS encoding phosphotransferase has protein sequence MPRSPLALAALSTAAVPGLDARTVHADDVPGDYDVAVVTTVDGDEWMVRAPTTALAGAALEAEIELLESLHLYVQAGVLPFTVPQIAGSALLPEGGRAVVHQRLTGAPLDVGALRPGPGLAADLGRTLAAVHELPAAVVEACGLPSYTAAEYRERRLVELDEAAATRRVPTDLLRRWEHALEDVSLWRFQPVVVHGDLAPDQVLVSGNRVTSISGWSDARVADPADDLAWLLAAAPPDCVDAIMEAYQLRRTELTDPRLVDRALLVGELALARWLLHGVRRGLADVVADAESMLADLDEATREDAPA, from the coding sequence GTGCCCCGCAGCCCGCTCGCCCTCGCCGCCCTGTCGACGGCCGCCGTCCCCGGCCTCGACGCGAGGACCGTGCACGCCGACGACGTCCCCGGCGACTACGACGTCGCCGTCGTCACCACCGTCGACGGCGACGAGTGGATGGTGCGTGCTCCCACCACCGCGCTCGCCGGCGCGGCGCTCGAGGCCGAGATCGAGCTGCTGGAGTCGCTCCACCTGTACGTGCAGGCCGGGGTGCTGCCCTTCACCGTGCCGCAGATCGCCGGGTCGGCGCTGCTCCCCGAGGGCGGTCGCGCCGTCGTGCACCAGCGCCTCACCGGCGCACCGCTCGACGTCGGTGCGCTGCGTCCCGGACCCGGGCTCGCCGCCGACCTCGGTCGCACCCTCGCGGCCGTCCACGAGCTCCCCGCCGCCGTGGTCGAGGCGTGCGGCCTCCCCTCGTACACCGCCGCCGAGTACCGCGAGCGGCGCCTCGTCGAGCTCGACGAGGCCGCCGCGACCCGCCGCGTCCCCACCGACCTGCTGCGCCGCTGGGAGCACGCCCTGGAGGACGTCAGCCTCTGGCGGTTCCAGCCCGTCGTCGTGCACGGCGACCTCGCGCCCGACCAGGTGCTCGTCTCCGGCAACCGCGTCACCAGCATCAGCGGGTGGTCGGACGCGCGCGTCGCCGACCCCGCCGACGACCTCGCGTGGCTCCTCGCCGCGGCGCCGCCCGACTGCGTCGACGCGATCATGGAGGCCTACCAGCTCCGCCGCACCGAGCTCACCGACCCGAGGCTCGTCGACCGGGCGCTGCTCGTCGGTGAGCTCGCGCTGGCCCGCTGGCTGCTGCACGGCGTGCGCCGTGGTCTCGCCGACGTCGTCGCGGACGCCGAGTCGATGCTGGCGGACCTGGACGAGGCGACGCGCGAGGACGCCCCCGCCTGA
- the nudC gene encoding NAD(+) diphosphatase, with protein sequence MDVLDLPFTRTRHDRAAHRRTEPDLVARALADPTTRAVVLHRGRLAVAGEPARAALLPASGLPDGLALFLGEHDGAACLAVVLPADDDPAPPAGADAWAGLRDIAREQVAALAADDDAAVLAHGLAVEAVALAGWHGTHGYCPRCGAPSEVVQGGWARRCPVDGRESYPRTDPAVIMAVVDDDDRLLLGHAATWAPGRFSTLAGFVEAGEALEDAVRREVAEEAGVTVGSGPGDVVYRGSQPWPFPASLMLGFRARAVTTEVRTDDDEVTDARWFTRAGLLAAVEAGEVGLPGRASIARALVEEWYGGELPGSW encoded by the coding sequence GTGGACGTCCTCGACCTGCCCTTCACCCGGACCCGGCACGACCGTGCGGCGCACCGCCGCACCGAGCCGGACCTCGTCGCGCGAGCCCTGGCCGACCCGACCACGCGGGCGGTGGTGCTGCACCGCGGGCGGCTGGCCGTGGCGGGGGAGCCCGCGCGTGCGGCGCTGCTGCCGGCGTCCGGGCTGCCGGACGGGCTCGCCCTGTTCCTCGGGGAGCACGACGGGGCGGCGTGCCTCGCGGTCGTCCTGCCCGCCGACGACGACCCGGCCCCCCCGGCGGGGGCGGACGCGTGGGCGGGCCTGCGCGACATCGCCCGGGAGCAGGTGGCGGCGCTCGCGGCGGACGACGACGCGGCGGTGCTGGCGCACGGGCTGGCCGTCGAGGCGGTGGCGCTGGCGGGCTGGCACGGCACCCACGGGTACTGCCCGCGCTGCGGGGCGCCCAGCGAGGTGGTGCAGGGCGGCTGGGCGCGGCGCTGCCCGGTGGACGGCCGCGAGTCGTACCCGCGCACGGACCCGGCGGTCATCATGGCGGTCGTCGACGACGACGACCGGCTGCTCCTGGGTCACGCGGCGACGTGGGCACCGGGCCGGTTCTCCACCCTGGCGGGGTTCGTCGAGGCGGGGGAGGCGCTGGAGGACGCGGTGCGGCGCGAGGTCGCCGAGGAGGCGGGCGTGACGGTCGGGTCCGGGCCGGGGGACGTGGTCTACCGGGGGTCGCAGCCGTGGCCGTTCCCGGCGTCGCTGATGCTGGGCTTCCGTGCCCGGGCGGTCACCACGGAGGTCCGCACCGACGACGACGAGGTGACGGACGCGCGCTGGTTCACCCGCGCGGGGCTGCTGGCCGCGGTGGAGGCGGGGGAGGTGGGCCTGCCGGGGCGGGCGTCGATCGCCCGCGCGCTCGTCGAGGAGTGGTACGGGGGCGAGCTGCCCGGCTCCTGGTGA
- a CDS encoding ATP-dependent helicase, whose product MSLTTNSAGAPLHPDAILDALDPEQREVALALTGPVCVLAGAGTGKTRAITHRIAYGVRTGAYAPTSVLAVTFTARAAGEMRTRLRDLGVAGVQARTFHAAALRQLGYFWPRIVGGAPPQILEHKAAAVAEAARRLGVAVDRVAVRDLASEVEWAKSSLVGADDYEKAAAAEDRAEPSGHDPQTVSRLIAAYEDVKTERGVIDFEDVLLMLADMLGSHPHVADQVRSQYRHFLVDEFQDVSPLQEYLLGLWLGDRKELCVVGDPSQTIYSFTGATQHYLLDFPRRYRGAQVIRLVRDYRSTPQVVHLANDVLRRGRVTNALELVAQRPAGPPVAFTTYDDDEAEAAGIAARAARLVASGVRASEIAVLYRTNSQSAAFESALSDAGVSYQVRGGDRFFNRRDVRDAVVLLRGAARSADPDQPMPEQVRDVLLSAGWAEKPPAARGATRERWEAMQALVGLADDLAAAAPEDAPATLEGLVAELTERAAAQHAPTVEGVTLASLHAAKGLEWDAVFLAGMSEGLMPISLAETDDGVDEERRLLYVGVTRAREHLELSYARSRNPGGRASRKRTRFLDGLWPDDRRAGAGRAQRGQARARLGEADAELFDALREWRSSVARETDKPAYTVLGDATLAAIAELRPGSTAQLARINGIGPAKIDRYGQTLLSLVETAGRGT is encoded by the coding sequence ATGTCCCTCACGACCAACTCAGCCGGTGCCCCGCTTCATCCCGACGCGATCCTCGACGCGCTCGACCCCGAGCAGCGGGAGGTCGCGCTCGCCCTGACCGGTCCGGTCTGCGTCCTGGCGGGCGCGGGCACGGGCAAGACGCGCGCGATCACGCACCGCATCGCCTACGGGGTGCGCACGGGCGCGTACGCCCCGACGTCGGTGCTCGCGGTGACGTTCACGGCGCGGGCGGCCGGTGAGATGCGGACCCGGTTGCGCGACCTGGGCGTGGCCGGGGTGCAGGCCCGCACGTTCCATGCGGCGGCGCTGCGCCAGCTCGGCTACTTCTGGCCGCGGATCGTGGGCGGCGCGCCGCCGCAGATCCTGGAGCACAAGGCCGCGGCGGTGGCGGAGGCCGCGCGCCGGCTCGGGGTGGCGGTGGACCGGGTGGCGGTGCGCGACCTCGCGAGCGAGGTGGAGTGGGCGAAGTCGTCGCTGGTCGGCGCGGACGACTACGAGAAGGCCGCGGCCGCCGAGGACCGCGCGGAGCCGTCCGGGCACGACCCGCAGACGGTGTCCCGGCTCATCGCGGCGTACGAGGACGTCAAGACGGAGCGGGGCGTCATCGACTTCGAGGACGTCCTGCTCATGCTGGCCGACATGCTGGGCTCGCACCCGCACGTCGCCGACCAGGTGCGCTCGCAGTACCGGCACTTCCTCGTCGACGAGTTCCAGGACGTGTCGCCCCTGCAGGAGTACCTGCTGGGCCTGTGGCTGGGGGACCGCAAGGAGCTGTGCGTCGTCGGGGACCCGTCGCAGACGATCTACTCGTTCACGGGGGCCACCCAGCACTATCTCCTGGACTTCCCGCGCCGGTACCGCGGCGCGCAGGTGATCCGGCTGGTGCGGGACTACCGCTCGACGCCGCAGGTGGTGCACCTGGCCAACGACGTCCTGCGCCGGGGCCGGGTGACGAACGCCCTCGAGCTGGTCGCGCAGCGGCCCGCGGGCCCGCCGGTGGCGTTCACCACGTACGACGACGACGAGGCGGAGGCCGCCGGGATCGCGGCACGTGCCGCCCGGCTCGTGGCGAGCGGGGTGCGTGCGAGCGAGATCGCGGTGCTGTACCGCACGAACTCCCAGTCGGCGGCTTTCGAGTCGGCGCTGTCCGACGCCGGGGTGAGCTATCAGGTGCGTGGCGGCGACCGGTTCTTCAACCGCAGGGACGTGCGTGACGCCGTCGTCCTGCTGCGGGGTGCCGCGCGCTCGGCGGACCCGGACCAGCCCATGCCGGAGCAGGTGCGCGACGTGCTGCTGTCGGCGGGCTGGGCGGAGAAGCCGCCCGCCGCGCGGGGTGCGACGCGCGAGCGCTGGGAGGCGATGCAGGCCCTCGTCGGGCTCGCCGACGACCTCGCCGCCGCAGCGCCCGAGGACGCGCCCGCGACCCTGGAGGGTCTGGTCGCGGAGCTCACCGAGCGGGCGGCCGCGCAGCACGCCCCCACGGTGGAGGGCGTGACCCTCGCGTCGTTGCACGCCGCGAAGGGCCTGGAGTGGGACGCGGTGTTCCTCGCGGGGATGAGCGAGGGCCTCATGCCGATCTCCCTGGCGGAGACCGACGACGGCGTGGACGAGGAGCGGCGGCTGCTCTACGTCGGGGTGACCCGCGCCCGGGAGCACCTGGAGCTGTCGTACGCCCGGTCGCGGAACCCGGGAGGTCGGGCGTCGCGCAAGCGCACCCGGTTCCTCGACGGGCTCTGGCCCGACGACCGCCGGGCCGGGGCGGGCCGGGCGCAGCGCGGTCAGGCGCGGGCCCGGCTCGGCGAGGCCGACGCGGAGCTGTTCGACGCGCTGCGCGAGTGGCGTTCCTCGGTGGCACGGGAGACCGACAAGCCGGCGTACACCGTGCTGGGTGACGCGACGCTCGCGGCGATCGCCGAGCTGCGGCCCGGGTCGACCGCCCAGCTCGCCCGGATCAACGGCATCGGCCCGGCGAAGATCGACCGGTACGGCCAGACGCTGCTCAGCCTCGTGGAGACCGCCGGGCGCGGGACCTGA
- a CDS encoding YlbL family protein, giving the protein MSFERGQDPVESSGQALAAPQGTEPWHGDDDPRVTRHRAGPRATTLVVSMLVASVTAAVLLVMPTAYAIRTPGPTEDTLGTQEQGEGQSATEVPLIEIEGAETYAASGELRLTTVSVYGGPGGDVLFGDVLWGWSSQERSVQPVESIFPEAVTSQEQQELGQAQMLSSQESATVAALTELGYEVPTTMTVVEAAAGTGADGVVEPGDVIVSLDGEPLETYTELLTALDAVTPGADVVLGVERDGEPTDLTVTTGQGDGRALLGVLIDPRYDFPVDVTIQIEDIGGPSAGTMFALGIIDRLTPEDELAGAVVAGTGTMDVDGRVGAIGGIEQKMYGALRDGAQWFLAPEGNCGEVVGHEPDGLEVVKVATLAEARAAMEAIGAGTGEDLPRCG; this is encoded by the coding sequence GTGAGCTTCGAACGCGGCCAGGACCCTGTCGAGTCGTCCGGTCAGGCGCTGGCTGCGCCGCAGGGCACCGAACCGTGGCACGGCGACGACGACCCCCGCGTCACGCGGCACCGCGCCGGCCCGCGCGCGACCACCCTCGTCGTCTCGATGCTGGTGGCGTCGGTGACGGCGGCGGTGCTGCTCGTCATGCCCACGGCCTACGCGATCCGCACGCCCGGGCCGACCGAGGACACGCTCGGCACCCAGGAGCAGGGCGAGGGGCAGAGCGCCACCGAGGTGCCGCTCATCGAGATCGAGGGCGCCGAGACCTATGCCGCCTCGGGCGAGCTGCGCCTGACGACCGTCTCGGTGTACGGCGGTCCGGGGGGCGACGTCCTGTTCGGGGACGTGCTGTGGGGCTGGTCGTCGCAGGAGCGGTCCGTCCAGCCGGTCGAGTCGATCTTCCCCGAGGCGGTGACGTCCCAGGAGCAGCAGGAGCTGGGCCAGGCGCAGATGCTCAGCTCGCAGGAGTCCGCGACCGTCGCGGCGCTGACCGAGCTCGGGTACGAGGTGCCGACGACGATGACGGTCGTCGAGGCTGCCGCGGGGACGGGCGCGGACGGCGTGGTCGAGCCCGGCGACGTCATCGTCTCGCTCGACGGGGAGCCGCTGGAGACGTACACCGAGCTGCTGACCGCGCTCGACGCCGTCACCCCCGGCGCCGATGTCGTCCTGGGCGTGGAGCGTGACGGCGAGCCGACGGACCTCACCGTGACGACGGGGCAGGGCGACGGCCGGGCCCTGCTCGGCGTGCTCATCGACCCGCGGTACGACTTCCCGGTGGACGTGACGATCCAGATCGAGGACATCGGCGGTCCGAGCGCGGGGACGATGTTCGCCCTCGGGATCATCGACCGGCTCACGCCCGAGGACGAGCTGGCCGGGGCGGTCGTGGCCGGCACCGGCACGATGGACGTCGACGGCCGGGTGGGCGCGATCGGCGGCATCGAGCAGAAGATGTACGGCGCGCTGCGTGACGGGGCGCAGTGGTTCCTGGCGCCGGAGGGCAACTGCGGCGAGGTGGTCGGGCACGAGCCCGACGGCCTGGAGGTGGTGAAGGTCGCGACGCTCGCCGAGGCGCGGGCCGCGATGGAGGCGATCGGTGCCGGCACGGGGGAGGACCTGCCGCGCTGCGGGTGA